CCGTTACACTGTGTTTCCATAAAGCCGTCCTCGTCATTGTGCATAACATGCTGATCGAACACATATTATGCCACGAGATACGGCCTTTTTCTTGGCTATCGGTGAGAAATCCGGGCTAGCCTCCTGTCGCATGAAATGGTGTGCCCGATGGGTCGCGCGATCCGACCAACCGTCGACAACTCCTGCAGTATTTCGCGGGTCATGCCACGAAGCCGCAAAAAACCGCGCATGTAGCGCGGCGTTAAAGTACGCGAAATCGCTCGCTGGACGATTCGACACGGGCGCCAATCGCGCGGAGCGCAGTTTAACCTTTGTGCGCCTCCTTGATCATCGCCTGCACCGATGGGCGATCTTTAGTGGCGAGTAATCCCCGAACTGCCGCAGGCTCTCCGCGCGCGATGACAGGCTCTAGGATTGGTGCAAGGGATTTCAAAACCTGCACCGGTAGCGCGCTCGTAAAGCGATAACGCGCCGCTTCCGGGCCCGGCACAAACGCGGTGATGGCGCCGAAGAACCGTTCGCCAAGCATAAAGGCGAAGGTCGCCGTGCGGTTTAGAACGCGCGACTCGATCAGGCGTCCGCCCGCGCCATAAACGTCTCGGCGATGATCGCCGGTGCCCGTCTTGCCGGCGACAATCAATGGCATGCCGTGAGGATCTTTAATTGCCCCTTTAAGCCTCTGCGCCGTGCCGTTCTCAACCACATCGATGAGCGCGGCGCGCGCCGCGGCCGCGACCTCGGGCGCAAGCACCGCTCGTCCATGCGCGAGCGGCCGCTCGATAACTGTCTCATAAGGCGTGCCCGCCGCGAAGTGCAGGGATTCGAACCTAACCGTCGGATAGCGCATGCCCCCATTAAGCAGGATCCCAACGAGCTCCGCCAGCGCCCCGGGACGATCCGCCGAGGCGCCGATAGCGCATGCATAAGAAGGCGTGAGGGTCTGAAACGGATATCCGAGGCGTTGCCACGCGCTGTGAATGTCTCTGAAAGCTTCTATTTCGAGCAGGCCTTGAATGCGTTTGTTCTGGGCATGCTGACGGCGGGTCTTAAACAGCCATTGGTACACCTCCTGGCGTTGTTGCGTGCTCGCCGCAACGACATCCGCGAAGGGGGCGGCGGGATGCGCTACGAGGTAAGCCACAAGCCAGAGCTCCAGCGGATGGATATGGGCTATATAACCGCGGTCGTGCAGATTGAAGCGTTCGGGAGAATACTTATCATAGAGGTCTTTGACCTTGGGCTCCGAAAGGTGAGCAGCATCGACGCGGCGGCGCAGGTATACGCTAAACGCGCGCAAGGTGCGGTCGGGAAAAACCGAGCGGTAGACGGTGGCCAGACGCACCGCGGTAGGGTAGACGCTCTCGGTGAGCAAGTTCATCACTTGCCCCGGTTTTTTGCCGCGGTACTTCGCATAGAAGCGGCGCAGAAAAACTTGGCCCTCCTGATCGGCGAAACGCTCAAGATACTTGCGGCGCCACTCACTGTCGGCGGATTCGGTCTTACGTCCCACGCCCTCGGGTTTGTACAGATGGTAACGCACGATATCGCGCATTATGCGGATAAAAACAAGGTTTACGGAATCGCGCAATCCCTCACGTACGGACAGGACCTTGCCGTTATCCGCGCCGTCGAAATTGACGAAACTATGCAGCCCTCCGCCGGTGAAAAATCGTTCCCCGGGGTTAGCCGAATACCGCCGTTCCAAAGCAGCGTCCAGTAGCGCGGAGAGCGTCAGATGCGGGTTTGATCGCAACTGGTCGACCACCCACTGCGATAGGCGGTCGCGCGCATGAACGTCGGGCTTATTAAGTTCCTTGCCCTTGCCGCCCGCGAAGCGCCGATGCACCTCGGCTACGAGCTCGAGATAATGCACCAGAGTACGCAGCTTGGCGGTCGATCCGAGATCCAGTCGCACTCCCTCGTTGATGTCGAGCGGGTTTGCGTAACTATCGGTCTGCACCCGAAGCAGATTACCCTTCGGGCTGCGCTCGAATAGGGTCATGCTATACACGACACGGCTTAAATCGTTGCCTTCGCCAAACAAGCGAAACCCAACGAGCCCCGCTGCGTGGGCGTGTTCCATAGCAGAAAGGTTTCGCAAAGCATGCGTCACGGCCTGCTGCGCCGATTTATCGATGGTGCTTTTCGCGCCCAGATCCAGCCGATCCAGATCGTACAAGCGCGAGACACCCAATGCCTGGGCTAAACGAGAGCGCAGCACGGTCTCGGTTTTATGATCGGTAAATTTTCGTTGCGATTTCTCCACCGGTCCGTGGCGCGGCACGCTGGGTCTGCTGAGCGCGGCGTCACGCAAAGCGGCTGGGATGATCCCATCAGTCGCGAGGAGCCGCAGGTAGCTGTCAACTAACCGTTGCAACGCCTTATGACCGCGCCCGAGGAAGTACGCTGGACGCCGCTGGGCCAATAGCAGCGACAGTGTGTCGCGGTAAGCGGCTGCCCGCTCCGCGAGCCCAGCGCCGCCGATACCTTCCTCGCGCAACAGACCATTCACCGCCGAAAAATCTTGGCCATACCAAACCCACAGGCCATCGCCGAGGCCGTGAACTTCGCCGTAACCGCGGGCGGCCGCGAGTGGAATGGTATTCACATAGGCAAGCGCGATCCCGCGCCGGGACTCGAAGGTGTCGGGACTCTGGAGGTAAGCGCGCAACGAGGCGCTCGCCATCTGCCGTAGCTTGTCCCCGACAGAAGCTGTCTGGCCACCCGGCGAATGACGGTATTTCTCCAGTTGTGTGGCCAGCGTGCTGCCCCCGGCGACATGGATATTGGCGCCCAGTTTTTGCGCCAATCCTTCGAGCACCGCCCGTCCGAAGCGGTCCCAATCTATGGCCGGATTCTTATGGCGATTTTTCTCATCCAGCAGTTCCCGGTTTTCGATGTAAAGCAAGGTGTGCAGAACGAGCGCTGGAATCGACGCGAAGTCCGAGTAGACACGCGCCGGGTAGATCGCTTTGAAAAGCAGGCGATCGTCGCGATCGAAGATCCGGAGCCCCCCCTGGGTTTTCTCGCGGTACGCGGTAAACAATCCGGCGTCGAACACCCGCTCCAGCATGGGTGAGAAGCGCGCCTGCTTTTTGATCTCGTAACCGAACTGCCGCAGACGCTTAACAAAAGCCGGGAGGTCGACATAACCGAGCCGCAAATCATAGGGTCCGCTCTCGGGAAAGCGAATTTGCGCGCTCGATCCCGGTTCCAGGGAATAGGTCAGTTGCATGCCTAAGGAAGAAAGATAGCGGGATTGCAGCGCCGACGAATCCATTTCCTCGACAAGGAAATGCGCCCCAACGGTTACCAGCCCGGCCACCGCGCTCCAGGACAAGATCCTCACCAATATTTTACGTGCCTTAAGTGTCATTGCGCGGTTTGATTCCGTTTTCTCAGCGCAGCGTCGGGATACGCAATCGCTGTCCGGGCCGGATGATGCCCCGGCGCCCGATATCGTTCAAAGCCATAAGATCCTTCAACGGTACGTCGTATCGGCTTGCGATCAAAATGGGCCACTCGCCTTTGCGCACGACATGGGTACGTTCCTTAGACCGCTTCCGCCGCGGCATTGTTTCGGTGGGGCGCGGCGAAAACGTTATCGGGTTGTAGACCAAGCCCGCGCGCAGGAATTCACCGCTCGGGCGGATGAACTCCCGGCCCGCCGGTGATACAGATTCTGCGTAAGTCCGCGTACTCGCTACCCGAGTCCCGCTCGGCAACCAGATCTCAGAACCGGCCGGTAGGGAAACGAGTCCGCGCGCCGCCCGCCGTGTCCAGGCCGGGTTAAGGTCAACGAGAAGCTCGCGGTGGACGCCGACACTCGTTGCTAGTCGCGTGAGGGGCAGCGTTTGTTTCAACCGGATGCGTTGGTGGTCTAGGGGACGCTGGTAGCGCACCCCTTCGGGGAAATAGCGCCGTTCCGCATCGAGGATGGAACGGACAGCCAGAAATTCCGCGTAAAAGTTACGTGAGGAAAATCCGAAGGTCTTGCCGCGGTAGCTCCGGACGATGCGGCCGAAGTCACGCCCGAACTGCTGTTGAGCGCGCACCATCCCGCCCACGCCGTGGTTATAAGAAGTGATGGCGAGGGCCCAGTCCCCGAGATTATCGTAGGCGTTCCGCAAATAGCGCGCGGCGCCGTGCGCGGCCAGGATCGGGTCGAAGCGTTCATCGACCGCGTTGTTGATGCGGAGGAACCGCTGGCCGGTCGCCGGCATGAACTGCCACATTCCGGCGGCGCCCGCCGAGGAGCGTGCGTGGTTAACAAACGACGATTCGATGTGGGGTAGGAGCGCGAGATCCTCGGGCAAAGCCGCGTCGCGGAATATATCGCGCATGAGCCGGTCATAGCGGCCGCTGATCTCCAGACCTTCCAGGAACCGCTCGCGCATACCGCGCTGAGTCCGTACCCGGGAATCCGCGCCTGCCAGGACATGCGTGCCGGCGCCGCCAGCGATCACACCGAGCAGACGCTGCTGTTCTCTGTTCAAGCCCATCCTAAACTTGACCCGGCGCGCCAGCTCCCGCAATCCGCGCTCCAAGGATAGTCTCCGGGCACGCACGTAGGCTTGTTGGCGTGGGGTCTGCGCGTCCGCCACCGGCCCCGGAAGTTCAACGATGTCGTAGACGATGCCCAGGTGTTCGGTATCATGCAAAACGACCTGGTCGCGTCGCCAGACGGCGAACACCCGCCGCCAAAAATCCACCGCATCGCGCAATTCCGGCGGCTGGGGGAACGGGTCGCGGATGCTCCTAACGGAAGCGGTGTCAGCCCGCGGGGTGGCCGTGGAAGCCGCCGGAACCAAGCTTCCCAAGGCTAGAAACAGTCCGCCGAGTAATGCCTGGAATGAAATCGCTGCAGTCTTGATCATGATTAGTTTAGTCTCCCGATGCCCATCGAGAGCAAAAGCCGTGCACACTGCGGAAACCCCCGGATCGAGCGGCGCTGATCGCGAGGTCGCAGTTGCTATTAAACAGCGATTAAGCAGACGATGGAAGCATGCTGCAAAGCGTTTCCTTGAGTGTCGTGCGCAGCAACTGTCGTAGCCGCTTCCAGCCGCTACGGACATGCGTTTGGTTGACTTCTATTTCGATCCCGAGATAAGCGGTGGCAGGGAACCGGTGGCGGAGATATGCCGTAAAGCCGTCCGCCGTACCGCGATAAGGGTAATTTAGCCGTAGCGTAAGCTCAGGCGCCGCTCTGCAAAAGGCCCGGCGCCACGCGCCGCAGAGCGTGCGTTCCAACGCCCGCCGGGGATCGTAAAGAAGCCCGATATCGGCATGCCGTACCTGGCCATCTAAAACCGGCGTGAAGCTATGGACGGAAAGGTGCAAAACGGTGCGGCCTCGGCGGCCGCGGCGCGCGATCCAATTTTCCACCGCGTTCCGGTACGGCAGGTAATAATTCGCGGCGAGCCTCCGCCGGTCGTTTTCGGTACAAGCCCGCGTGATCGCGGAGTACAAGTTCACGTGATGTAAGGAGCGATTCAGATCGATTACGAGCCTACTTACGTTCCCGGCGAACAGCGGTGCTTCCAACGCCGTCGCAAGCTCGCGCGCGAGCCGTAGCGCGCCGAGATCGGATCCGCGATGCGTTTTCAGCACTGTTTCCTGACCACGAAATAACGCACGGTAGCGGGACGGCACGCGGCGGCTCGCGTGCTCGCAGGTGACAATAACGCAATCAATCGAGGCCAAGGAACTGGCGTCCCTCGGCCAGGCAGCGGCAAAGCTCGGCGTAAACTGCGATGAGGCGCGAGCGTTTCGGCTCCTTACCCGCGGCGCGCAGCAGGCGCCGCGCGAGCGGTCCCGAGCGCAGGATCATCCGCAGGGGTGTGCCCCAGATCTCGCCCGCGGGCGCCGCCTCGATCAGATGATGCCAGAGATCCCGCGCCTCGCAACGCCGTTCCGGAAACTTCACCACCCGCAGGAAACGCGTATTGTCGATGACCGCCTGTTCGCCGCTGCGCGCGGTTTCCAGCAGGATAGCCTCAAGCTCCTCGGTCGTAAGCGCTTGTTGTGCCTTGAGATCGCCCCAGTCTTCGGCGGCGAGGCGCTGCAACGCGCTCACGATCGCGGCCAGGACCGCCAAGTCCGCCAGCGAACATTCCTGAATATCGAGGACTCGGATTTCAATCGCCGAACGGTCGAAGCGCGCGATGGCGCCGCGCGAGTTGAGCCACTCTTGCCGCAGAATGCTTTCCGGATCGAAGGGCGCGATATCGCGGTACATCGGGCCGAGGATCCCGGCCTCGTAATCTCCGCGGCTCGACACGGTTTCGGGGATCACGCGCCCGGTAATCGATGGGATCTTGCGCGCGTTTAACCGATAGGCCTCGAGCCGGTAGTCGAGCATGCCGGTGAATTGTCTTTCGACGATGGGCGAGCTTGCGGCGAGGGCAGGCAACACCGGGAGCAGCACGCGAATGGCGGCATGCAAGCGGGCGAACTCAGCATCGCCCGCGAACGGCAGGTTAAGGTGCACGCTTTGCAGATTTGACCACCCATGTCCCTGGCAGCCGAAGATCCGATCGTAGGCTTCGTAGACGGGGTTATACTCGTGCGGCCAAAGCCGGGTGTCGCTAAGCGGATCCATCCAAGGATGCATCGCCCCGGGCATCAGACACGCGCCAAGCGGTGCGAGTAACTCGTTGATGCGCGTGATGTCGCGTTGGAACAGCGCCGGCAAGGGCTCGAGCGCGCCGGCCGGTCCATTGGTCTTGATCTCGATAACATGCAGGACCATCTCATTGGACCAGGCAAGCTCTCCTTGCTCGACCTCGGATCGATAATCGCCGGCCACGGCATGGATAAGCTTATCGGCGATCGCTAACACATCCAAGCTCGCAGAATCGACGATCATGTACTCGAGCTCGATCCCGTAGCCGGCGAACAAAGACAGCGGGCTTGCGCTCGCCGCGATCATCGTTCGTGCTTGGCTTGCTTATGTTCCACGATCCGCCGTAAGAAGATGCCCATGATCTCGCGATAAAGGCCGTCGCGCAGCACGGCGTCCTCGTAGCCGGCGTCGATATTCGGGTTGTCGTTGACCTCGATCACGCAGCAGCGCCGCCCAATTTGCTTGATATCGACACCGTAGAGCCCGTCCCCAATGAGATCCGCGGCCTTCAACGCGGCGCGGATCACCTCCTCGGGGGTTTCACCCACACTCAGCGTCTGTACGCTCCCTTCGCCGCCGATCTGCCCGGAATCATCGCGCTTGACGATCTGCCAGTGGCGGCGGACCATGAAGTATTTGCAGACGTAGAGCGCGCGGCGATCGCAGATCCCCACGCGCCAATCGAACTCCGTGGGCAGGAATTCCTGCGCCACGACCAGCTCGGACTTTTCCAAAAGCTGGATCACCGTGGGCTCGAGATCCTGTAGATTCTCAATCTTCACGACCCCGTGCGAGAACGAGCTGTCGGGCTGTTTCACGACGCACGGCAGGCCGAGCGTGGTGGCGATTTGATCGATGTTGTCGCGGTGAACGACGAGCGTCTTGGGCGTGGGGACGCCGTGACGCAAGAGCAGTTCGGCCAGGTAGACTTTGTTGGTGCATTTGAGGATGGAGTCCGGATCATCGATGACGATCAAGCCCTCGGCGGCCGCGCGCCGGGCGAAGCGATAGGTATAGTGATTGACCGCCGTGGTGTCGCGGATCAACAAGGCGTCGAATTCCGCGAGCCGTCCTATATCGTCCTTGGTAATGATTTCGACATCGAGCCCCACGGCTTCCGCGGCCTTCTCGAAGCGCTGCAGGGCCTTGGCATCGGAGGCGCCTCGGGGCTCGCTAGGGGTATGGAGGATCGCCAAGGCGTAGCGCGGCACCGTGCGCTTACGCACGCGACGTTTCTGTCCGGAGAAATAGTTGGTGGCCGCGGCGACCACGATGTCATGATCCTCGGGGGGAATTTCGCTGGCAGCGATCGGACGCACGTTTTTGAGCCGCCATTCGTGGTCGCGGACGAACTGGGCGCGCAGGGCCGGCGCCTCGAACAGGTTGAAAAGCTGGCGGCTCAGGGTTTCATAGCGCCCCTGAGGATTCTGTCCGAAATAGATGCTGAGCGTGAACTCCTCGCTGCTGAGGGGCGTAAGCGCGCGCTGGATCGTATCGTCCAGGTCCTCGGCCAACAAGCGGATGATATTCTGCGACTTAAGATCCTCGATGGTGTTGACGTTCGGGAGCGGTTTGTGGCCGCGGGCCGCGGCCAGCAGCGAGACGTAGTAGCCGACGCTCTGGTAACGGTAGGATTTGCAAAGGTTGAAGACCTTAGCGCTGCGGTCCACGCTGTAATTAGAGTCGCTCAGGTAGGCACGCGCCGGAACGACCTCCACCCCCGGAATGTGCAAGGGCCAATCCCGAGGATTATTGACGACGATAAGAATAGACATCGAAGGCTGGCGTCACTGCGCTTGGGAGCGCGGCCGGATGATGAGCACATTGGCGTCGTAGGTGAGGATCCCCAGAAGCACGGAGCAGATCACGCGGTCCACGTCGATCGCATAGAGATGGGTGTCGGAGAAAGGGTTCGGCAGCAAGGGATCGGAGACCAGCACCGTGCGCGCGGCCGGATTGTATCCGGACAGTATCACGAAATGGCCGGAGGGCTCGCCGCGGATATCGTCGGGCGTGTCTTGGGGCCCGTACTCGCGCATGCTGCGATAGAGATAGGTCGCGCTCAAGGCGGTGAGGATCGGTATGGAGCGGCCAAGATACTCGCGGATCAAGCGCCGCGTCAGGTCGGTAAAGCGCAACTGCCCCCCGAGGACAAGGAATTCCAAGTAGCCACGGCAAGCGGTTTGTAGTTTCTCGTGGGTTTTATACCGCATCTGTTGCCGCAGACGTTCGCTAAGATCGGCGCCGGGTGGTTTAAACCAGGTGGGATCGAAGACTTGCAGGTTATAGGTGTAGATGGTTGCGGCATAGCCCCGGCGCAAGGCATCGCAGGCGAGGAAGACAGCCAGCGTACCGCCGGTGTCGAGGCACTGGGTACGTTCGATCACGGCGTGCAGACTGTCTTTGCCGCCGTAGAATTGATACACGGCATGCAGGCAGGTCGGACCGCAGGTGGCCTCGTCGGGTTGCGGCTGCATGATGATGGGCAGCCGCGTTTCTGTCGGGAGGGTCATCCAAGGCTAGAGGTAAATCCGATGATAACGCGAGATGCCCGAGCGCAGTAGATTTATTCACAAGCTCTCACGGGCGCGTGAACCGGAAAGCAATGCTCGTTTCCAATACGCATAGGGTAGCGAGATCCACCCCCGCCTTTTCGTCGGCCAAATGCGGATGTCCTCCGCCGCTGATCTCCTGCATCGCTATAAGCGCCCTGTCCGCGCTGTCATACACGACCGCCGGCCGATACTTCCGCGACCAGACCAACCGATTTCGGTATTGATCGAGCGCGACGAACATGCGATCGCCGTGATCCTCGGTGAGAACGGCGATGGCATAAGACGCGAGAAGCGGACTATCGATCTTCTTTTCGCTTGTCATTTTGAGCTGTACGGGCTCGCCGGTAGGGTGTCATCGTATATTATACGGTTTGAGGATTGCTAAACACCCAGTTTGAACGCTCATGATTCCACTACGCGATGATATCCCGGCCGCTCTCACCCCGCTGGTGACGGTGGCTCTCATCGGCGCCTGCACGTTGATCTTCCTGTGGCAGACCACCTTGGGTTCCGAAGCTTATGGCGAGGCCGTTTATGGCTTAGGGTTCATCCCCGCTTTATTCTTCACGGACATTGAATTAGCGCCGGAGCTGGTGATGGCGCCGGCGTGGTTCACGGTCTTTTCGTCCATGTTCCTGCATGGCGGTTTCATGCACCTCATCGGCAACATGCTGTACCTGTGGATCTTCGGCAACAATGTCGAAGACTCCATGGGGCATCGGCGCTTCGTGGTGTTCTATCTTGCGTGCGGTGTGATCGCGGCGCTTGGCCAGTCCTTGCTCAACCCAGAAAGCAAGATCCCCATGATCGGTGCCAGCGGCGCCATCTCGGGCGTGCTCGGCGCTTATCTGCTGCTCTTCCCGCGTGCCCAAGTCTTGGTTCTAATACCTTTCGGCTTTCTCTCGCAGCTCATGCGCCTGCCCGCGTTGTGGGTTCTGGGCCTATGGTTTGCCATGCAGCTGCTCAATTCGGCACTCACCAGCGCGGACCAAGGGGGCGTAGCGTTTGTTGCTCATGCGAGCGGCTTTGTCGCAGGTATGGCGCTGATCCCGTTCTTTAAGTATTCCCACGTGCGGCTGTATCAGCCGACAGGCAATCGCAGATACTGAGAGCGGTTTACCTGCAGCCAACGGCGTCGACCGTTTCAATAGTCTTCACGACTCACCGTAGAAGACGACACATGCCGTAGTAATCATCGTTTTAGTGTATGCAAAGTAGGAGACCTTACCCCATGCTTTTGAAGGGGAATCGGCCCGCCAAAACCGTTTCGTCTCTTTACGGTAGAGCTCTGGAGCTGGAGCGTGGCGGGCGCCGCGCCCATGCTCGGTGCGTAATCGTCAATTCACGCCGAGATCGATTCGCGGATCAAGCTCCACGCTTGTTTCAGATACACCAAAGTCGACTAGTTCCGAAACACCTTGTCGATACTCGACCAGACGTTCTCACCTGGCCCCGTGACATTGGGCTCCGACGCGCCCGCCGGCCTGCCAAGCGGAGACTGCTGCGGCTGCGACGGTGGTTGCGCCTGGAGCCATTGCGGCGCTTGTGTGTGAAGCAAACTCTGCGGGTTTTGCATCGGATTCATGAGCTGCGCATGAAGTGCCTGGGCTGCTTGCGGGTTGATTTGCGCGAGCGTTTGCAGCGCCCAGTTCATCTCCTGCAGCCGATTCTGATTGCGATAAAGCATGCAGAGCAACGACCAAGCCTGCGGCAGCGCGGGATTGAGCGAAGTCGCTTCCTTCAAGTGCTGTTCGGCGAGGTCCGGCCGGCCCTCGTTCAGATAGATCATGCCCGCGTTGACACGCAACCTCACGTCCTTCGGAGTGAGCGCGATCGCCGCATCGGTTTCGCGCTGAGCGCCGGCGAAGTCGCCCAGAGCGAAATAGACTTGACCCAACCAACCGCGTGCCTCTGCCGAGCGCGACTGTAGCCGTACTGCTTCCTCGAGGTGTGGCAGCGCGAGCACCGGCTGTTGGCGCGCCCAGTAAAAGTTTGCGGCTTGCAAGCGAAAGCTCAAGTTGCGAGGGTCGAGGTAAATGGCTTGATTGAACTCGGCCGCCGCCTCGTCTAAGCGTCCGAGACCGGCAAGTCCGGACGCAAGCGTGAAATGCAGGGCGGCGTTCGACGGAAGCAGAGAAACGGCGGTTCGACACGCCTCGATCGCCTCGTTGACCAGACCGAGTTGCTGCAAGATCGAGGCCCGCATCCAATGCAGCTCGGCATCGCGCGGCTCATCCTTGAGCAACTCCTCCACGAGTTTACTGCGCCTCTTCGTAGCGCGCGGCCGCACCATATAACTGCGCCAGATTGCGCTTCAAGACGCGATCGGTACGGGCGATTTTTTGCCACGCCTCGCACTGCTCGATCGCTTCGTTGAACTGATGTTTCAAGCGGTAGTGGGAAGCAAGCCGGGCGCGCGGCGGCGCATAGTTCGGGTCGCGCTCAACCGCCTCGCGCCATTTGCCCACTGCTTGCTCGCGCAGAGTGTCGATGCCGGCATTCTCGAATTGCAAGTGAAGCGCATCGCCCCAGACGGTGAGGCAAGCGCGTCGCTGGGATGCTTCCCGGCATACTTGGCGGCGAATCGCACCGCGGTCGCGTCGTCGCGCTGTCCCAACGCAAGCTGAGCATTCAATAGATCCAGCTTGGACGTGTCGGACGCCTGTGCCAACGGCGAGGCGAGCGCATCGCGCAACCGGCTTCGATGCTCGACGACGTGGCTCGCTCTCTAATTCGGGCGAGGGGTTATCCACCAACTTCAAGAGCTGTTTCTCGACCGCCGTGTAAGGCGCCACGACACTGTCCGGAAGCGACAACTTAAGTTCGGCATGCAACTGCGCCATGAGGGAATCGAAGCTGCGGCACTCGAACAGCCGAAAGCGCTTAGGCAAAGCGGCCGCCAAACTCGCGACGCGCTCAGCCGGTTTTTCACCGGGGCGCAATCCCCACCAAATGTGGCGCGGAAATGCTTCGGGCTCCTGCAGCAGCGCGTCGATGACCGTCATGACGGACCGGTCATTGCCTTTGTAGCCGATGACGACGAGCCCGCACAGTCGGGCGAATTGGCGAAACTTTGCCGCCATGTTCGGATCGAGCTGATCGAGTTCTTGCTCGGTATTCTTGAGCCGATCGAACAGGTAATCGCCGTGCAGCTTGACGATTTTGGCGCGCTCGGACATGACGCTGATCGTCGCGACTTCCGAGTCGGCGGCGCAGACGACGGGGTTGTAACCGAGGAAAGTGGTCAGTGCCTCATTGACCAAGTCGTCGAAATTCGTCGTGAACACCACATTGAACCGGCGGTTCTGAATTAGATTGGGTGCGGCTCTTTTAGAACGACGTTCATTGAAGTCAAGCAGCCTCCTTCAGAGGATAGCGAGAGGTATGATTACGCTTGAGCTCTTGGGCCTTGTGGAACACCCAGGACGCC
This region of Pseudomonadota bacterium genomic DNA includes:
- a CDS encoding transglycosylase domain-containing protein; translated protein: MTLKARKILVRILSWSAVAGLVTVGAHFLVEEMDSSALQSRYLSSLGMQLTYSLEPGSSAQIRFPESGPYDLRLGYVDLPAFVKRLRQFGYEIKKQARFSPMLERVFDAGLFTAYREKTQGGLRIFDRDDRLLFKAIYPARVYSDFASIPALVLHTLLYIENRELLDEKNRHKNPAIDWDRFGRAVLEGLAQKLGANIHVAGGSTLATQLEKYRHSPGGQTASVGDKLRQMASASLRAYLQSPDTFESRRGIALAYVNTIPLAAARGYGEVHGLGDGLWVWYGQDFSAVNGLLREEGIGGAGLAERAAAYRDTLSLLLAQRRPAYFLGRGHKALQRLVDSYLRLLATDGIIPAALRDAALSRPSVPRHGPVEKSQRKFTDHKTETVLRSRLAQALGVSRLYDLDRLDLGAKSTIDKSAQQAVTHALRNLSAMEHAHAAGLVGFRLFGEGNDLSRVVYSMTLFERSPKGNLLRVQTDSYANPLDINEGVRLDLGSTAKLRTLVHYLELVAEVHRRFAGGKGKELNKPDVHARDRLSQWVVDQLRSNPHLTLSALLDAALERRYSANPGERFFTGGGLHSFVNFDGADNGKVLSVREGLRDSVNLVFIRIMRDIVRYHLYKPEGVGRKTESADSEWRRKYLERFADQEGQVFLRRFYAKYRGKKPGQVMNLLTESVYPTAVRLATVYRSVFPDRTLRAFSVYLRRRVDAAHLSEPKVKDLYDKYSPERFNLHDRGYIAHIHPLELWLVAYLVAHPAAPFADVVAASTQQRQEVYQWLFKTRRQHAQNKRIQGLLEIEAFRDIHSAWQRLGYPFQTLTPSYACAIGASADRPGALAELVGILLNGGMRYPTVRFESLHFAAGTPYETVIERPLAHGRAVLAPEVAAAARAALIDVVENGTAQRLKGAIKDPHGMPLIVAGKTGTGDHRRDVYGAGGRLIESRVLNRTATFAFMLGERFFGAITAFVPGPEAARYRFTSALPVQVLKSLAPILEPVIARGEPAAVRGLLATKDRPSVQAMIKEAHKG
- a CDS encoding glutamate-cysteine ligase family protein, with protein sequence MIAASASPLSLFAGYGIELEYMIVDSASLDVLAIADKLIHAVAGDYRSEVEQGELAWSNEMVLHVIEIKTNGPAGALEPLPALFQRDITRINELLAPLGACLMPGAMHPWMDPLSDTRLWPHEYNPVYEAYDRIFGCQGHGWSNLQSVHLNLPFAGDAEFARLHAAIRVLLPVLPALAASSPIVERQFTGMLDYRLEAYRLNARKIPSITGRVIPETVSSRGDYEAGILGPMYRDIAPFDPESILRQEWLNSRGAIARFDRSAIEIRVLDIQECSLADLAVLAAIVSALQRLAAEDWGDLKAQQALTTEELEAILLETARSGEQAVIDNTRFLRVVKFPERRCEARDLWHHLIEAAPAGEIWGTPLRMILRSGPLARRLLRAAGKEPKRSRLIAVYAELCRCLAEGRQFLGLD
- a CDS encoding C39 family peptidase, with amino-acid sequence MTLPTETRLPIIMQPQPDEATCGPTCLHAVYQFYGGKDSLHAVIERTQCLDTGGTLAVFLACDALRRGYAATIYTYNLQVFDPTWFKPPGADLSERLRQQMRYKTHEKLQTACRGYLEFLVLGGQLRFTDLTRRLIREYLGRSIPILTALSATYLYRSMREYGPQDTPDDIRGEPSGHFVILSGYNPAARTVLVSDPLLPNPFSDTHLYAIDVDRVICSVLLGILTYDANVLIIRPRSQAQ
- a CDS encoding transglycosylase SLT domain-containing protein; this translates as MIKTAAISFQALLGGLFLALGSLVPAASTATPRADTASVRSIRDPFPQPPELRDAVDFWRRVFAVWRRDQVVLHDTEHLGIVYDIVELPGPVADAQTPRQQAYVRARRLSLERGLRELARRVKFRMGLNREQQRLLGVIAGGAGTHVLAGADSRVRTQRGMRERFLEGLEISGRYDRLMRDIFRDAALPEDLALLPHIESSFVNHARSSAGAAGMWQFMPATGQRFLRINNAVDERFDPILAAHGAARYLRNAYDNLGDWALAITSYNHGVGGMVRAQQQFGRDFGRIVRSYRGKTFGFSSRNFYAEFLAVRSILDAERRYFPEGVRYQRPLDHQRIRLKQTLPLTRLATSVGVHRELLVDLNPAWTRRAARGLVSLPAGSEIWLPSGTRVASTRTYAESVSPAGREFIRPSGEFLRAGLVYNPITFSPRPTETMPRRKRSKERTHVVRKGEWPILIASRYDVPLKDLMALNDIGRRGIIRPGQRLRIPTLR
- a CDS encoding RimK family protein, which gives rise to MSILIVVNNPRDWPLHIPGVEVVPARAYLSDSNYSVDRSAKVFNLCKSYRYQSVGYYVSLLAAARGHKPLPNVNTIEDLKSQNIIRLLAEDLDDTIQRALTPLSSEEFTLSIYFGQNPQGRYETLSRQLFNLFEAPALRAQFVRDHEWRLKNVRPIAASEIPPEDHDIVVAAATNYFSGQKRRVRKRTVPRYALAILHTPSEPRGASDAKALQRFEKAAEAVGLDVEIITKDDIGRLAEFDALLIRDTTAVNHYTYRFARRAAAEGLIVIDDPDSILKCTNKVYLAELLLRHGVPTPKTLVVHRDNIDQIATTLGLPCVVKQPDSSFSHGVVKIENLQDLEPTVIQLLEKSELVVAQEFLPTEFDWRVGICDRRALYVCKYFMVRRHWQIVKRDDSGQIGGEGSVQTLSVGETPEEVIRAALKAADLIGDGLYGVDIKQIGRRCCVIEVNDNPNIDAGYEDAVLRDGLYREIMGIFLRRIVEHKQAKHER
- a CDS encoding N-formylglutamate amidohydrolase, with protein sequence MPSRYRALFRGQETVLKTHRGSDLGALRLARELATALEAPLFAGNVSRLVIDLNRSLHHVNLYSAITRACTENDRRRLAANYYLPYRNAVENWIARRGRRGRTVLHLSVHSFTPVLDGQVRHADIGLLYDPRRALERTLCGAWRRAFCRAAPELTLRLNYPYRGTADGFTAYLRHRFPATAYLGIEIEVNQTHVRSGWKRLRQLLRTTLKETLCSMLPSSA